One genomic region from Cyanobium usitatum str. Tous encodes:
- a CDS encoding pyridoxine 5'-phosphate synthase — translation MASLGVNIDHIANVRQARRTVEPDPVSYALLAELGGADGITVHLREDRRHIQDRDVELLRQTVRSRLNLEMAATAEMEAIALRLKPDMVTLVPEKRQEVTTEGGLDVAGQQEALTALVGKLQGAGIGVSLFVDAESSQLEACRATGARWVELHTGAYAEASWSLQPAELARLTEGSFIARSLGLRVNAGHGLTYQNVEPIAAIEGMEELNIGHTIVARALAVGLEEAVRQMKALIQNPRRDPLFGSRQL, via the coding sequence ATGGCCAGCCTCGGCGTCAACATCGACCACATCGCCAATGTGCGCCAGGCCCGCCGCACGGTGGAGCCCGATCCGGTGAGCTATGCCCTGCTGGCCGAGCTGGGGGGGGCTGATGGCATCACCGTGCACCTGCGGGAAGACCGGCGCCACATTCAGGACCGCGATGTGGAGCTGCTGCGTCAAACCGTGCGCAGCCGGCTCAACCTGGAGATGGCCGCCACCGCTGAGATGGAGGCGATCGCCCTACGGCTCAAGCCCGACATGGTGACCCTGGTGCCGGAGAAGCGTCAGGAGGTCACCACCGAGGGCGGCCTGGACGTGGCGGGCCAGCAGGAGGCCCTCACCGCCCTGGTCGGCAAGCTGCAGGGAGCCGGCATAGGCGTGAGCCTGTTTGTGGACGCCGAGTCGAGCCAGCTGGAGGCCTGCCGCGCCACCGGCGCCCGCTGGGTGGAGCTACACACCGGCGCCTACGCCGAAGCCAGCTGGAGTTTGCAGCCAGCCGAGCTGGCCCGGCTCACGGAGGGGAGCTTCATCGCCCGCAGCCTCGGGCTGCGGGTAAATGCCGGCCACGGCCTCACCTACCAAAACGTGGAGCCCATCGCCGCCATCGAGGGCATGGAGGAGCTCAACATCGGCCACACAATCGTGGCCCGGGCCCTGGCGGTGGGCCTGGAAGAAGCTGTCCGGCAGATGAAGGCGCTGATACAGAATCCGCGCCGCGACCCCCTGTTCGGCAGCCGCCAGCTATGA
- a CDS encoding MgPME-cyclase complex family protein encodes MSTYHFIAASEAFLTVEEPLEEVLRERVRHYGEQGKEIDFWLVKRPAFLDAPQLEPIGSAVPRPAAAVLSTDEKFITFLKLRLEFVAVGRFEAPSASIPDALASAP; translated from the coding sequence ATGAGCACCTATCACTTCATCGCCGCCAGCGAAGCGTTCCTCACCGTCGAGGAGCCCCTTGAGGAGGTGTTGCGCGAAAGGGTGCGCCACTACGGAGAACAGGGCAAGGAAATCGACTTCTGGCTGGTGAAACGGCCAGCCTTTCTCGATGCACCCCAACTCGAACCGATCGGCAGCGCCGTGCCGCGGCCAGCGGCGGCGGTGCTGTCCACCGATGAGAAATTCATCACCTTTTTGAAGCTGCGCCTGGAATTCGTGGCCGTGGGCCGCTTTGAGGCTCCCAGTGCCTCCATCCCCGACGCCCTCGCCAGCGCGCCCTAA